One genomic region from uncultured Subdoligranulum sp. encodes:
- the pheS gene encoding phenylalanine--tRNA ligase subunit alpha yields MEEKIKELRAAIEQAGAAVTNEAELSAFWQKFLSKNGAVAGLTKSLRDVPKEDRPAMGKTINEFKNWAEAQYQALSAQVEKAALAARNAAETVDITLPAKTRTTGNLHPITLVKNEIVDVFAGMGFEIFEGPEIEDDDHNFTRLNVPKNHPARDMQDTFYVAEDIVLRTQTSGGQIRVMDKEKPPIKVLVPGRVFRSDSDATHSPMFHQMEGLVVDKGITLCDLQGMLDKFVQALFGPEVKTRLRPSYFPFTEPSVEVDVSCFECGGKGCSLCKHTGWIEVLGAGVVHHSVLENCGIDPKVYSGFAFGIGIERIAMLKYGINNIGLMFENDLRFLKQFED; encoded by the coding sequence ATGGAAGAAAAAATCAAGGAATTGCGCGCCGCCATCGAACAGGCGGGCGCGGCCGTCACCAATGAGGCGGAACTGTCGGCGTTCTGGCAGAAATTTCTGAGCAAGAACGGCGCGGTGGCAGGGCTCACCAAGTCGCTGCGGGATGTGCCCAAAGAGGACCGTCCGGCCATGGGCAAGACCATCAACGAGTTCAAGAACTGGGCGGAGGCGCAGTATCAGGCGCTGTCGGCCCAGGTGGAAAAGGCGGCGCTGGCGGCCCGCAACGCCGCCGAGACGGTGGATATCACGCTGCCCGCCAAGACCCGCACCACCGGCAACCTGCATCCCATCACCCTCGTCAAGAACGAGATCGTGGATGTCTTTGCCGGCATGGGCTTTGAAATCTTCGAAGGCCCCGAGATCGAGGACGACGACCACAACTTCACCCGCCTGAACGTGCCGAAGAACCATCCGGCCCGCGACATGCAGGATACCTTCTATGTGGCGGAGGACATCGTGCTGCGCACACAGACCAGCGGCGGCCAGATCCGTGTCATGGACAAGGAAAAGCCGCCCATCAAGGTGCTGGTGCCGGGCCGCGTCTTCCGTTCCGACTCGGACGCCACCCACAGCCCCATGTTCCATCAGATGGAGGGCCTTGTGGTGGATAAGGGCATCACGCTGTGCGATCTGCAGGGCATGCTGGACAAGTTCGTCCAGGCTCTCTTCGGCCCCGAGGTGAAGACCCGTCTGCGCCCGTCCTACTTCCCCTTCACCGAACCCAGCGTCGAGGTGGACGTTTCCTGCTTCGAGTGCGGCGGCAAGGGCTGCTCGCTGTGCAAGCACACCGGCTGGATCGAGGTCCTGGGTGCCGGCGTGGTGCACCACAGCGTGCTGGAGAACTGCGGCATTGACCCGAAGGTCTATTCCGGCTTTGCGTTCGGCATCGGCATCGAGCGGATCGCCATGCTCAAGTACGGCATCAACAACATCGGACTGATGTTCGAAAACGATCTGCGGTTCCTGAAGCAGTTCGAGGATTGA
- the pheT gene encoding phenylalanine--tRNA ligase subunit beta → MKVPFSWLKQYVDIDVTAEELEKKLFDCGFEVEELIDLSADIDKVVVGVVTECVPQEGTHLHICKVDCGEYGHDIQISTGAPNVYAGMHTPAALDGSTLPGGVKIKAKPLMGVESNGMLCSGEELGLNEDLYPGAEVYGLLDLPKDTVPGTPIQQVVGLDDYIFDIAVTSNRPDCQSVLGIAREVAAVLDKPLKMPALDYTESDTTKPRLSITVEAPDLCPRYIGHYVHNITPGPSPRWMRRQLALCGLRSISNVVDITNYVMLEIGQPMHAFDMDTLESCQIIVRRARDGEGITTLDGKEFKLTPSNLVICDGSKPVALAGVMGGLNSEIKDTTTQLLFESAKFARDNIRKTARGLGQNTDASSHYEKGISEYTTELGMARALHLIQELGCGEVTATHIDCSAGAPREGKKFTATISGINAILGITVPTDAVLDILRRLQFEVALEADGDTMQVTAPRWREDIEIGEPDLAEEVIREYGYHHIKPTFLKAAQVTTGGLTTVQKARAKAKRAMCAQGFYEAETLAFYADADLDMLHIAQDAPERNVIRILNPISSNLTIMRTLLAPSLLNVVVDNLKKGNNDGRIFELSNIYIPKEQPATELPEERLHLGFAAWGDGEDFFAVKGAVEALGAAFATELTVERATDVAWLHPGIAAYILCKGERIGVFGKLANDVTAELKLPKDSRSNQNIYLGEIDWPKFYDLAPKALHYTPIPELAPVQRDLALVAPEETECGTLMAEMQRACKQLTKVELFDIYRGEKLGAGKKSMAFSLYFQPGDKAFTPEEIDRFVKKILGNLKFKLGIEIRE, encoded by the coding sequence ATGAAAGTACCATTCAGCTGGCTGAAACAGTATGTAGACATTGATGTCACCGCCGAGGAGCTGGAGAAAAAACTCTTCGACTGTGGCTTTGAGGTGGAGGAGCTCATCGATCTGTCCGCCGATATCGACAAGGTTGTTGTGGGTGTGGTCACCGAGTGCGTTCCGCAGGAGGGCACCCACCTGCACATCTGCAAGGTGGATTGCGGCGAGTACGGCCACGATATCCAGATCTCCACCGGTGCGCCCAACGTTTACGCGGGCATGCACACCCCCGCCGCCCTGGACGGCTCCACGCTGCCCGGCGGGGTCAAGATCAAGGCAAAACCGCTGATGGGTGTGGAATCCAACGGCATGCTCTGCAGCGGCGAGGAACTGGGCCTCAACGAGGACCTCTATCCCGGCGCCGAGGTGTACGGCCTGCTGGACCTGCCCAAGGACACCGTCCCCGGCACGCCCATCCAGCAGGTGGTGGGGCTGGACGACTATATCTTTGATATCGCCGTCACCTCCAACCGTCCCGACTGCCAGAGCGTCCTGGGCATCGCCCGGGAAGTGGCCGCCGTGCTGGACAAGCCCCTGAAGATGCCCGCCCTGGACTATACCGAGTCCGACACCACCAAGCCGCGCCTTTCCATCACGGTGGAAGCGCCGGATCTCTGCCCGCGGTATATCGGCCACTACGTGCACAACATCACGCCGGGCCCCTCGCCCCGCTGGATGCGCCGTCAGCTGGCGCTGTGCGGCCTGCGCAGCATCTCCAACGTGGTGGATATCACCAACTACGTCATGCTGGAGATCGGCCAGCCCATGCACGCCTTTGATATGGACACGCTGGAGAGCTGCCAGATCATTGTCCGCCGCGCCAGGGACGGCGAAGGCATCACCACGCTGGACGGCAAGGAGTTCAAGCTGACCCCCAGCAACCTGGTCATCTGCGACGGCAGCAAGCCGGTGGCGCTGGCCGGCGTCATGGGTGGTCTGAACAGCGAGATCAAGGATACCACCACCCAGCTGCTCTTCGAGTCCGCCAAGTTTGCCCGGGACAACATCCGCAAGACGGCCCGCGGCCTGGGCCAGAACACCGATGCCTCCAGCCATTACGAGAAGGGCATCTCGGAGTATACCACCGAGCTGGGCATGGCCCGCGCTTTGCACCTGATCCAGGAGCTGGGCTGCGGCGAAGTGACCGCCACCCACATCGACTGCTCCGCCGGTGCCCCGCGGGAAGGCAAGAAGTTCACCGCCACCATCAGCGGCATCAACGCCATCCTGGGCATCACGGTGCCCACCGATGCGGTGCTGGATATCCTGCGCCGCCTGCAGTTTGAAGTCGCGCTGGAAGCGGACGGCGACACGATGCAGGTCACGGCGCCCCGCTGGCGTGAGGACATCGAGATTGGCGAGCCCGACCTGGCCGAGGAAGTCATCCGGGAGTACGGCTACCATCACATCAAACCCACCTTCCTGAAAGCGGCCCAGGTCACCACCGGCGGCCTGACCACTGTCCAGAAAGCCCGCGCCAAGGCCAAGCGCGCCATGTGCGCCCAGGGGTTCTACGAGGCCGAGACGCTGGCCTTCTATGCCGACGCCGACCTGGACATGCTCCACATCGCCCAGGATGCGCCGGAACGCAACGTCATCCGCATCCTCAACCCCATCTCTTCCAACCTCACCATCATGCGCACACTGCTGGCGCCGTCCCTGCTCAACGTGGTGGTGGACAACCTGAAAAAGGGCAACAACGACGGCCGCATCTTCGAGCTGTCCAACATCTACATCCCCAAGGAACAGCCGGCCACCGAGCTGCCCGAGGAGCGCCTGCACCTGGGCTTCGCCGCCTGGGGCGACGGGGAGGACTTCTTCGCCGTCAAGGGCGCTGTGGAAGCGCTGGGCGCCGCCTTCGCCACCGAGCTGACGGTGGAGCGTGCCACCGATGTGGCCTGGCTGCATCCCGGCATCGCGGCCTACATCCTCTGCAAGGGGGAGCGCATCGGTGTCTTCGGCAAGCTGGCCAACGATGTGACCGCCGAGCTGAAGCTGCCCAAGGACAGCCGCAGCAACCAGAACATCTACCTGGGCGAGATCGACTGGCCCAAGTTCTACGACCTGGCCCCCAAGGCCCTGCACTATACGCCCATCCCCGAGCTGGCCCCGGTCCAGCGTGACCTGGCGCTGGTGGCCCCCGAGGAGACCGAATGCGGCACCCTGATGGCTGAGATGCAGCGCGCCTGCAAGCAGCTGACCAAGGTGGAGCTGTTTGATATCTACCGCGGCGAGAAACTGGGCGCCGGCAAGAAGAGCATGGCCTTCAGCCTCTACTTCCAGCCGGGTGACAAGGCTTTCACGCCGGAGGAGATCGACCGCTTCGTCAAGAAGATTCTGGGCAACCTGAAATTCAAACTGGGCATCGAGATCCGCGAGTGA